A portion of the Phaenicophaeus curvirostris isolate KB17595 chromosome 17, BPBGC_Pcur_1.0, whole genome shotgun sequence genome contains these proteins:
- the POLE gene encoding DNA polymerase epsilon catalytic subunit A — MRRGRRDGAGGVDGAGTGGADRDDGPALSALKRLERSQRTDRLDALFGFERPAEPGERTGWLVNMHPTEVLDEDRRSVSAVDYYFIQEDGSRFKVALPYKPYFYIATQKGCEREVSSFLSKKFQGKIAKLETVPKEDLDLPNHLVGLKRNYIKLSFNTVDDLVKVRKEISPAVRKNRERDQASDVYTAMLSSALSGGSLSMDEEGASRKVANQMDNIVDMREYDVPYHIRLSIDLKIHVAHWYNVRYRGSTYPPEITRRDDLVERPDPVVLAFDIETTKLPLKFPDAETDQIMMISYMIDGQGYLITNREIVSEDIEDFEFTPKPEYEGPFCVFNEPDEAHLIQRWFEHVQETKPTIIVTYNGDFFDWPFVEARAAAHGMDMYQEIGFQKDSQGEYKASQCIHMDCLRWVKRDSYLPVGSHNLKAAAKAKLGYDPVELDPEEMCRMATEEPQTLATYSVSDAVATYYMYMKYVHPFIFALCTIIPMEPDEVLRKGSGTLCEALLMVQAYHANIIFPNKQEQEFNKLTEDGHVLDSETYVGGHVEALESGVFRSDIPCRFKMNPAAFDYLVQHVEKTLRHAIEEEEGLPLDQVTNFQEVCDEIKAKLNSLKDVPNRIECPLIYHLDVGAMYPNIILTNRLQPSAMVDEATCAACDFNKPGANCQRRMTWQWRGEFMPASRSEYHRIQQQLESEKFPPLFPDGAPRAFHELSREEQAKYEKKRLADYCRKAYKKIHVTKVEERVTTICQRENSFYVDTVRAFRDRRYEFKGLHKVWKKKLSAAVETGDASEVKRCKNMEILYESLQLAHKCILNSFYGYVMRKGARWYSMEMAGIVCFTGANIITQARELIEQIGRPLELDTDGIWCVLPNSFPENFVIKSTNAKKPKVTISYPGAMLNILVKEGFTNNQYQELQDPASLTYVTRSENSIFFEVDGPYLAMILPASKEEGKKLKKRYAVFNEDGSLAELKGFEVKRRGELQLVKIFQSSVFEAFLKGSTLEEVYASVAKVADYWLDVLYSKAANMPDSELFELISENRSMSRKLEDYGEQKSTSISTAKRLAEFLGDQMVKDAGLSCRFIISKKPEGSPVTERAIPLAIFQAEPSVRKHYLRKWLKSPSLQDFNIRAILDWDYYIERLGSTIQKIITIPAALQQVKNPVPRVRHPDWLHKKLLEKNDIYKQKKINELFTSEGKRQVLANQLPEGTPSSQIGDIEDFGAAKTLQPLVPIANKRKRVPAAEESQQMSQYLELFQSWREILGPPPPLGTTKEEWLVWLRYHQKKWELQARQRRERRKRRRLEDSGVAADGGVVRDALSKGLGSYLRRTARSILDLPWQIVQIAETSQPGLFRLWAVIGKDLHCIKLSIPRVFYVNQRVPKPEEGAAYRRVNRILPRSNLVYNLYEYSVPEDMYQEHINEINADLSAPDIEGVYETQVPLLFCALIHLGCVCMVSRQLVRHLEGREAETFDIKHLEMRSLAQFTYLEPGSIRHIYLYHSSQGSKALLGLFIPSQRKAAVFVLDKVRSNQMPNLTTLFSAERSALLEKAGEELLPPDKHTFEVRAETDPKAVYRAIQRLLQGYKDERRGPTLVAVQSNWDVKRLASGIPIIEEFPLVPIRLVDDISYSVLDWQRHAARRMIRHYLNLDTCLSQAFEMSRYYHIPIGNLPEDISTFGSDLFFSRHLRRHNHLLWLSPTARPDLGGKEADDNRLVMEFDERASVEINNPGCYSTVCLELDIQSLAVNTVLQSHHINDMEGGSSMSISFDVIQQASLEDMVTGNQAANIPASYDETALCSNTFRILKSMVVSWVKEITQYHNVYADNQVIHFYRWLRSPSSLLYDPALHRTLHNMMKKLFLQLVAEFKRLGSSVVYANFNRVILCTKKRRIEDAISYMEYIINSIHSKEIFHSLTISFSHCWEFLLWMDPANYGGIKGKVDSRIHYGEDISNRQVVEEEDSEEEEEEEAAGKEEEEEGESNVEELLENNWNIVQFLPQAASCQSYFLMIVSAYIVAVYHSMKEELRRNAPGSTPVKRRSTSQVSQEALGEMGAMPGMITFSQDYVANELTQSFFTITQKIQKKMAGSRNATEPSDLFPVLPGSYLPLNNPALEFIKYVCKVLSLDANVTNQVNKLRRDLLRLIEVGEFSEEAQFRDPCRSYVLPEVICRNCNFCRDLDLCKDPALSQDGSVLPSWVCSNCQAPYDSGAIETLLVEALQKKLMAFVLQDLVCKKCHGVKETHMPVYCSCAGDFTLTISSQTFMEHINIFQNIARHYSMNYLLETIEWLLSTNPQLRP, encoded by the exons ATGCGCCGGGGCCGccgggacggggcggggggggttgATGGAGCCGGGACCGGGGGGGCTGATAGGGACGATGGCCCCGCGCTGTCCGCTCTCAAGCGCCTGGAGCGCTCGCAGCGCACGGACAGGTTGGATGCGCTGTTCGGCTTCGAGCGGCCGGCGGAGCCCGGCGAGCGCACGGGCTGGCTCGTCAACATGCACCCG ACGGAGGTATTGGATGAGGACCGGCGGTCGGTGAGCGCTGTGGACTACTACTTCATCCAGGAAGATGGGAGCCGCTTCAAG GTGGCACTGCCCTACAAGCCCTACTTCTACATTGCTACCCAAAAG GGCTGTGAGCGAGAAGtgtcctccttcctctccaagAAGTTCCAAGGGAAGATTGCAAAGTTGGAAACTGTCCCCAAAGAAGACTTGGAcctg CCAAACCACTTGGTGGGCCTGAAGAGGAACTACATCAAGCTGTCCTTCAACACGGTGGATGACTTGGTGAAGGTGCGGAAGGAGATCTCTCCTGCTGTGAGGAAAAACAGAGAGCGAGACCAGGCGAGCGATGTCTACACGGCCATGCTGTCGAG CGCTCTGAGCGGAGGCAGCCTGAGCATGGATGAGGAAGGTGCTTCCAGGAAGGTTGCCAACCAGATGGACAACATCGTGGACATGCGGGAGTATGACGTACCCTACCACATTCGCCTCTCCATCGACCTCAAGATCCACGTG GCTCACTGGTACAACGTGAGATACCGCGGCAGCACCTACCCCCCCGAAATCACCCGCCGGGACGACCTCGTGGAGCGACCG GATCCGGTTGTCCTTGCCTTCGACATCGAAACTACCAAACTCCCTTTGAAGTTCCCTGATGCAGAGACAGACCAGATCATGATGATCTCCTACATGATTGATGGGCAG GGCTACCTGATCACCAACAGGGAGATTGTCTCGGAGGATATAGAAGACTTCGAGTTTACTCCCAAGCCAGAGTATGAGGGTCCATTCTGTGTCTTTAATGAACCAGATGAA GCTCATTTAATCCAGAGGTGGTTTGAACATGTTCAGGAGACCAAACCCACCATCATTGTCACGTACAACGGAGACTTCTTTGACTG GCCCTTTGTGGaagcaagagcagcagctcaCGGAATGGATATGTATCAGGAAATTGGATTTCAGAAGGACAGCCAGGGGGAGTACAAAGCGTCCCAGTGCATCCACATGGACTGTCTAAG GTGGGTGAAGAGAGACAGTTACCTCCCAGTGGGGAGTCACAACCTGAAAGCAGCAGCTAAAGCCAAACTGGGTTACGATCCAGTGGAGCTGGACCCTGAAGAGATGTGCCGGATGGCTACGGAGGAGCCTCAG ACCTTGGCCACCTATTCAGTGTCCGATGCTGTTGCTACCTATTACATGTACATGAAGTACGTGCACCCTTTCATTTTCGCCTTGTGCACCATCATTCCGATGGAGCCTGATGAG GTGTTAAGGAAAGGATCTGGGACGCTGTGTGAGGCACTGCTGATGGTTCAGGCATATCACGCCAACATCATCTTCCCCAacaagcaggagcaggaatTCAACAAACTTACAGAAGATGGTCATGTGCTGGACTCAGAGACGTACGTGGGAGGTCATGTGGAAGCACTGGAGTCTGGAGTCTTCCGCAGCGACATCCCCTGCCGCTTCAAAATG AATCCTGCTGCCTTTGACTACCTGGTGCAGCATGTAGAGAAGACGCTGCGGCACGCCatcgaggaggaggagggtttgCCACTCGATCAAGTCACCAACTTCCAGGAG GTTTGTGATGAAATCAAGGCCAAATTAAATTCCCTGAAGGATGTTCCAAACAGGATCGAGTGTCCCCTGATCTATCATCTTGACGTAGGGGCCATGTACCCCAACATCATTCTGACCAACAGGCTGCAG CCCTCAGCCATGGTGGATGAGGCCACGTGCGCTGCCTGCGACTTCAACAAGCCGGGGGCCAACTGCCAGCGCCGCATGACTTGGCAGTGGAGAGGAGAGTTCA TGCCCGCCAGCCGCAGTGAATATCACCgcatccagcagcagctggagtcGGAGAAGTTCCCTCCCCTGTTCCCCGATGGAGCCCCCCGCGCCTTCCATGAGCTCTCCCGGGAAGAGCAGGCCAAGTACGAGAAAAAGCGGCttgcag ATTACTGCCGCAAGGCGTACAAGAAGATCCACGTCACCAAGGTGGAGGAACGAGTCACCACCATCTGCCAGCGAGAGAACTCTTTCTATGTGGACACGGTGCGAGCTTTCAGGGACCGCCGCTACGAGTTCAAGGGGCTGCATAAG GTGTGGAAGAAGAAGCTCTCTGCTGCGGTAGAGACGGGAGATGCCTCTGAAGTGAAACGCTGCAAGAACATGGAAATTCTCTATGAGTCCCTGCAGCTGGCCCACAAGTGCATCCTCAACTCTTTCTATGGCTACGTCATGCGGAAAGG AGCTCGCTGGTATTCTATGGAAATGGCTGGCATCGTTTGCTTCACAGGAGCGAATATCATCACCCAGGCGAGGGAACTGATCGAGCAGATTGG gAGACCTCTGGAGCTGGATACCGATGGGATTTGGTGTGTCCTTCCTAACAGCTTCCCAGAGAACTTTGTCATCAAGTCCACCAATGCCAAGAAGCCGAAGGTGACAATCTCCTACCCTGGTGCCATGCTGAACATCCTGGTGAAG GAAGGCTTCACCAATAATCAGTACCAGGAACTGCAGGACCCCGCCTCTCTCACCTATGTCACACGCTCAGAGAACAGCATCTTTTTTGAAGTGGATGGCCCCTACCTGGCCATGATCCTCCCAGCTTCCAAGGAAGAGggcaagaagctgaagaaaag GTACGCGGTATTCAACGAGGATGGGTCCCTGGCTGAGCTGAAGGGATTCGAGGTGAAGCGCCGAGGAGAGTTGCAGCTGGTGAAGATATTCCAGTCCTCTGTGTTTGAAGCCTTTCTGAAAGGCAGCACCCTGGAGGAGGTCTATGCTTCTGTGGCTAAGGTGGCTGATTACTGGTTGGATGTGCTCTACAGCAAG GCTGCCAACATGCCTGATTCAGAGCTGTTTGAGCTGATCTCAGAGAACCGGTCCATGTCGCGTAAGTTGGAGGACTACGGGGAGCAGAAATCCACGTCCATCAGCACTGCCAAGCGCCTGGCAGAGTTCCTGGGGGACCAGATGGTGAAGGACGCAGGGCTGAGCTGCCGGTTCATCATTTCCAAGAAACCAGAAGGGTCTCCAGTCACCGAGAG gGCCATCCCCCTCGCCATCTTCCAAGCCGAGCCCAGCGTGCGCAAGCACTACCTGCGGAAGTGGCTGAAGAGCCCCTCGCTGCAGGACTTCAACATCCGCGCG ATCCTGGACTGGGACTACTACATCGAGAGGCTGGGCAGCACTATCCAGAAAATCATCACCATTCCTGCCGCCCTGCAACAG GTGAAGAACCCAGTACCACGGGTCCGGCACCCAGATTGGCTCCACAAGAAGCTCCTGGAGAAGAATGATAtttacaaacagaagaaaatcaatGAGCTCTTCACTTCAGAAGGCAAGAGACAG GTCCTTGCCAACCAGCTCCCAGAGGGGACACCCAGCTCACAGATTGGTGACATAGAGGACTTTGGGGCTGCCAAGACCCTTCAGCCCCTGGTTCCCATTGCAAATAAGAGGAAGCGGGTGCCTGCGGCAGAGGAAAGCCAACAGATGTCCCAGTATTTGGAGCTCTTCCAGTCCTGGCGAGAGATCCTGGGTCCACCTCCACCCCTGGGCACCACTAAG GAAGAGTGGCTGGTGTGGTTGCGCTACCACCAGAAGAAGTGGGAGCTGCAGGCTCGGCAGCGGCGGGAGCGGCGGAAGAGGCGGCGTCTGGAGGACTCTGGGGTGGCAGCAGATGGAGGAGTGGTCCGTGATGCCCTTTCCAAAGGGCTGGGCAGCTACCTGCGCAGGACCGCACGCAGCATCCTGGACCTGCCCTGGCAGATCGTGCAG ATTGCCGAGACCAGCCAGCCTGGGCTGTTTAGGCTGTGGGCTGTGATTGGGAAAGACCTGCATTGCATCAAGCTGAGCATCCCCCGGGTCTTCTACGTCAACCAACGTGTCCCGAAGCCAGAGGAGGGAGCAGCCTACAGGAGG GTGAACAGGATCCTGCCCCGCTCAAACCTGGTGTACAACCTCTATGAATACTCTGTCCCTGAAGACATGTACCAAGAGCACATCAATGAAATCAACGCTGACCTCTCTGCTCCAGACATCGAGGGAGTGTATGAGACCCAG GTGCCGCTCCTCTTCTGTGCCCTGATCCACCTGGGTTGCGTGTGCATGGTCAGCAGGCAGCTTGTCCGGCACCTGGAGGGGCGAGAAGCTGAAACCTTTGACATTAAACACCTGGAGATGCGTTCGCTGGCCCAGTTCACCTACCTGGAGCCAG GAAGCATTCGCCACATCTACCTCTaccacagctcccagggcagcaaGGCGCTCTTGGGCCTCTTCATCCCCTCGCAGCGCAAAGCCGCTGTCTTTGTGCTGGACAAG GTACGCAGCAACCAGATGCCGAATCTGACCACCCTCTTCTCAGCGGAGCGCAGCGCCTTGCTGGAGAAGGCAGGCGAAGAGCTGCTGCCCCCGGACAAGCACACCTTTGAAGTGCGTGCTGAGACTGACCCCAAGGCCGTCTACAGAGCCATCCAGCGGTTGCTGCAGGGCTACAAG GATGAGCGCCGGGGCCCCACGCTGGTCGCTGTGCAGTCTAACTGGGATGTGAAACGGCTGGCGAGTGGGATCCCCATCATTGAGGAGTTCCCCTTGGTCCCCATCCGGTTGGTAGACGACATCAGCTACTCGGTCCTGGACTGGCAGCGCCACGCCGCCCGCCGCATGATCCGCCACTACCTCAACCTGGACACCTGCCTCTCCCAGGCTTTTGAGATGAGCAG GTACTACCACATCCCCATTGGCAACCTCCCTGAGGACATCTCCACCTTCGGCTCTGACCTCTTCTTCTCACGCCACCTCCGTCGTCACAACCACTTGCTGTGGCTCTCGCCCACAGCCCGCCCAGACCTGGGGGGGAAGGAGGCTGATGACAACCGCCTTGTCATGGAGTTTGATGAGAGAGCCTCCGTGGAGATCAACAACCCTGGCTGCTACTCCACAG TGTGCCTGGAGCTGGACATCCAGAGCCTGGCTGTAAACACGGTCCTGCAGTCCCACCACATAAATGACATGGAAGGAGGCTCCAGCATGAGCATCAGCTTTGACGTGATTCAGCAGGCATCCCTAGAAGACATGGTGACAGGAAACCAAGCTGCAAACATCCCGGCAAGCTATGATGAAACCGCCCTCTGCTCCAACACTTTCAG GATCCTGAAGAGCATGGTGGTGAGCTGGGTGAAGGAGATCACGCAGTATCACAATGTCTACGCAGACAACCAGGTCATTCACTTTTACCGCTGGCTCcgctctccttcctccctgctctACGACCCGGCCCTTCACCGCACACTCCACAACATGATGAAGAAGCTCTTCCTGCA GCTGGTGGCAGAGTTCAAGCGTCTGGGCTCCTCGGTGGTTTACGCCAACTTCAACCGGGTCATCCTGTGCACCAAGAAGCGGCGCATTGAGGATGCCATCAGCTACATGGAGTACATCATCAACAG CATCCACTCCAAGGAGATCTTCCACTCTCTGACCATCTCCTTCTCCCACTGCTGGGAGTTCCTGCTCTGGATGGATCCAGCGAATTATGGAGGTATCAAGGGAAAAGTGGATTCTCGCATCCACTATGGGGAG GACATCAGCAATAGGCAGGTGGTGGAGGAAGAGGACagcgaggaagaggaggaggaggaggcagcagggaaagaagaggaggaggaaggggagtcAAACGTGGAGGAACTGCTGGAGAACAACTGGAACATCGTGCAGTTCCTGCCCCAGGCTGCCTCCTGCCAGAGCTACTTCCTGATGATTGTGTCTG CCTACATTGTGGCCGTGTACCACAGCATGAAGGAGGAGCTGCGGCGCAATGCTCCTGGGAGCACCCCGGTCAAGAGGAGGAGCACCAGCCAGGTGTCCCAAGAGGCACTGGGGGAGATGGGAGCCATGCCTG GCATGATCACCTTCTCGCAGGATTATGTGGCCAATGAGCTCACGCAGAGCTTCTTCACCATCACTCAGAAGATCCAGAAGAAGATGGCTGGGTCTCGTAATGCTACTGAGCCTTCAGACCTATTCCCGGTGCTGCCTGGCTCTTATTTGCCGCTCAACAACCCAGCTCTGGAGTTCATCAAATATGTTTGCAAG GTCCTCTCCTTGGATGCCAATGTCACCAACCAGGTGAACAAACTGCGCCGAGACCTGCTGCGCCTCATCGAGGTGGGCGAGTTCTCAGAAGAAGCCCAGTTTCGGGACCCTTGCCGCTCCTATGTGCTCCCTGAAGTCATCTGCAGGAACTGCAACTTCTGCAGGGACCTGGACCTGTGCAAGGACCCTGCCCTCTCCCAG GATGGGTCGGTGTTGCCCAGCTGGGTCTGCTCCAACTGCCAGGCACCATACGACTCCGGTGCCATCGAAACCTTGCTGGTGGAAGCCCTGCAGAAGAAGCTGATGGCCTTTGTCCTGCAGGACCTG GTGTGCAAGAAGTGTCATGGTGTGAAGGAGACGCATATGCCCGTGTACTGCAGTTGTGCTGGAGACTTCACCCTGACCATCTCCTCCCAG ACCTTCATGGAGCACATTAACATCTTCCAGAACATTGCCCGGCACTACAGCATGAACTACCTGCTGGAAACCATCGAGTGGCTGCTGTCCACCAACCCCCAGCTCCGGCCATGA
- the LOC138728050 gene encoding caspase recruitment domain-containing protein 8-like isoform X1: MAAWQPSAEGPGKFHIFVHTTSWKKLTVLVSPDQTVQELIDKLKDLDITVRLAKGKLFYRNKQLEGKKTLRHYGITPNSVLYYIQSFPDVLVQPAGSGTIESATRDLFFALRWMKVSDSSDKVSESTEAPRSSEQTHSLGAPPPMVPTQETPHWQNLGSRSQGHCWVCQEPSFPEVTPTITQVSSKNRLKYQAHLPREGIYQCSITGLAFEVKSAVTVTYWNTRWTRHLSEDEQDTLMPAGPLFHIKVQAGVVQKVFLPHFICLAECGADRPCFIAHFEYEMMTLETPTLLMPFYAVLDNPSFSLLGVLWRKMRSSFGSVPVHSLVLLFQQLSAANTTLHLYLIPNDKSVKQAIIEQETDWNSKVIPKPPPLTPLFLGCVYRVAGTNSVEITPDEHLTFCYRSPKKQQLFVEIYIKNVEEDTELSITNTRDNVRVWKTLLRSGDIRLTPQKPPPHGCHTPSGGCRTAASAPGTAGIPAGTGAAFVKKNKTELCSRMAQVPSIVLHLQDANVINKDEEEEVLSQDTRQRKNRVLLELLERKGPEAQEQLYQILRDKDPYLIADLEKSS; this comes from the exons ATGGCCGCATGGCAGCCCTCGGCTGAGGGGCCAGGGAAGTTCCACATTTTTGTTCACACTACGTCCTGGAAAAAATTAACAGTGCTGGTGTCTCCAGATCAGACTGTGCAGGAGCTCATAGACAAGCTGAAAGACCTGGACATCACCGTGAGGTTAGCAAAGGGAAAGCTGTTCTACAGAAATAAGCAGCTGGAGGGCAAGAAGACCCTGCGCCACTATGGAATCACCCCCAACTCCGTTCTGTACTATATCCAAAGTT TTCCTGATGTCCTAGTTCAACCAGCTGGTTCTGGAACCATTGAATCTGCAA CTAGAGACTTGTTCTTTGCCCTAAGGTGGATGAAAGTCTCTGAcagcagtgataaggtctcggaaagcacagag GCACCGCGGTCTTCAGAGCAGACACACAGCTTGGGAGCGCCTCCTCCCATGGTCCCTACGCAGGAGACACCTCACTGGCAGAACCTGGGCTCACGATCGCAGGGACACTGCTGGGTCTGCCAAGAGCCG AGTTTTCCAGAAGTGACGCCAACCATAACCCAAGTCTCCTCGAAGAACCGCCTCAAGTACCA AGCTCACCTGCCTCGTGAAGGTATCTACCAGTGCTCCATCACAGGCCTTGCATTTGAGGTGAAATCAGCAGTGACCGTCACCTACTGGAACACCAGGTGGACCAGGCACCTGAGCGAGGATGAGCAGGACACCCTAATGCCTGCCGGACCCCTCTTCCACATTAAGGTGCAGGCTGGAGTTGTGCAGAAAGTGTTTCTCCCGCATTTCATCTGCCTCGCAG AGTGTGGAGCTGACAGACCATGCTTCATTGCCCATTTTGAATATGAGATGATGACCCTGGAGACACCGACCCTACTGATGCCTTTCTATGCTGTCCTAGACAATCCCAGCTTCTCACTGCTTGGGGTGCTCTGGAGGAAAATGCGTTCAAGCTTTGGTTCAGTGCCTGTGCACTCCCTGGTGCTGCTCTTCCAGCAGCTCAGTGCTGCAAACACAACCCTTCACCTCTACCTCATCCCAAATGACAAATCTGTGAAGCAG GCCATTATCGAACAAGAAACGGATTGGAATTCAAAGGTTATTCCCAAGCCTCCCCCACTCACCCCTCTGTTCCTCGGCTGCGTTTACCGTGTGGCCGGCACAAATTCCGTGGAGATAACGCCTGAC GAACACTTGACGTTCTGCTACCGGAGTCCAAAGAAACAGCAGCTCTTTGTTGAGATCTACATCAAGAATGTGGAGGAGGACACTGAGCTCTCTATAACAAACACACGCGACAACGTCCGGGTCTGGAAGACGTTACTGAGATCAG gTGATATAAGGCTTACTCCCCAAAAGCCTCCTCCCCACGGCTGCCACACCCCATCAG GTGGGTGCAGGACAGCAGCTTCAGCCCCAGGCACTGCAGGAATCCCAGCGGGGACAG GAGCAGCCTTTGTGAAGAAGAACAAGACCGAGCTTTGCTCCAGGATGGCACAGGTCCCCTCCATTGTGCTACACCTACAGGATGCAAACGTCATCAACaaggatgaagaagaggaggtgcTCAGCCAAGATACACGTCAAAGGAAGAACCGAGTCTTGCTGGAGCTACTGGAGAGGAAAGGCCCGGAGGCCCAGGAGCAGCTCTACCAGATCCTCAGGGATAAAGACCCATACCTCATCGCAGACCTGGAGAAGTCCAGCTAG
- the LOC138728050 gene encoding caspase recruitment domain-containing protein 8-like isoform X2, protein MAAWQPSAEGPGKFHIFVHTTSWKKLTVLVSPDQTVQELIDKLKDLDITVRLAKGKLFYRNKQLEGKKTLRHYGITPNSVLYYIQSFPDVLVQPAGSGTIESATRDLFFALRWMKVSDSSDKVSESTEAPRSSEQTHSLGAPPPMVPTQETPHWQNLGSRSQGHCWVCQEPSFPEVTPTITQVSSKNRLKYQAHLPREGIYQCSITGLAFEVKSAVTVTYWNTRWTRHLSEDEQDTLMPAGPLFHIKVQAGVVQKVFLPHFICLAECGADRPCFIAHFEYEMMTLETPTLLMPFYAVLDNPSFSLLGVLWRKMRSSFGSVPVHSLVLLFQQLSAANTTLHLYLIPNDKSVKQAIIEQETDWNSKVIPKPPPLTPLFLGCVYRVAGTNSVEITPDEHLTFCYRSPKKQQLFVEIYIKNVEEDTELSITNTRDNVRVWKTLLRSGDIRLTPQKPPPHGCHTPSGAAFVKKNKTELCSRMAQVPSIVLHLQDANVINKDEEEEVLSQDTRQRKNRVLLELLERKGPEAQEQLYQILRDKDPYLIADLEKSS, encoded by the exons ATGGCCGCATGGCAGCCCTCGGCTGAGGGGCCAGGGAAGTTCCACATTTTTGTTCACACTACGTCCTGGAAAAAATTAACAGTGCTGGTGTCTCCAGATCAGACTGTGCAGGAGCTCATAGACAAGCTGAAAGACCTGGACATCACCGTGAGGTTAGCAAAGGGAAAGCTGTTCTACAGAAATAAGCAGCTGGAGGGCAAGAAGACCCTGCGCCACTATGGAATCACCCCCAACTCCGTTCTGTACTATATCCAAAGTT TTCCTGATGTCCTAGTTCAACCAGCTGGTTCTGGAACCATTGAATCTGCAA CTAGAGACTTGTTCTTTGCCCTAAGGTGGATGAAAGTCTCTGAcagcagtgataaggtctcggaaagcacagag GCACCGCGGTCTTCAGAGCAGACACACAGCTTGGGAGCGCCTCCTCCCATGGTCCCTACGCAGGAGACACCTCACTGGCAGAACCTGGGCTCACGATCGCAGGGACACTGCTGGGTCTGCCAAGAGCCG AGTTTTCCAGAAGTGACGCCAACCATAACCCAAGTCTCCTCGAAGAACCGCCTCAAGTACCA AGCTCACCTGCCTCGTGAAGGTATCTACCAGTGCTCCATCACAGGCCTTGCATTTGAGGTGAAATCAGCAGTGACCGTCACCTACTGGAACACCAGGTGGACCAGGCACCTGAGCGAGGATGAGCAGGACACCCTAATGCCTGCCGGACCCCTCTTCCACATTAAGGTGCAGGCTGGAGTTGTGCAGAAAGTGTTTCTCCCGCATTTCATCTGCCTCGCAG AGTGTGGAGCTGACAGACCATGCTTCATTGCCCATTTTGAATATGAGATGATGACCCTGGAGACACCGACCCTACTGATGCCTTTCTATGCTGTCCTAGACAATCCCAGCTTCTCACTGCTTGGGGTGCTCTGGAGGAAAATGCGTTCAAGCTTTGGTTCAGTGCCTGTGCACTCCCTGGTGCTGCTCTTCCAGCAGCTCAGTGCTGCAAACACAACCCTTCACCTCTACCTCATCCCAAATGACAAATCTGTGAAGCAG GCCATTATCGAACAAGAAACGGATTGGAATTCAAAGGTTATTCCCAAGCCTCCCCCACTCACCCCTCTGTTCCTCGGCTGCGTTTACCGTGTGGCCGGCACAAATTCCGTGGAGATAACGCCTGAC GAACACTTGACGTTCTGCTACCGGAGTCCAAAGAAACAGCAGCTCTTTGTTGAGATCTACATCAAGAATGTGGAGGAGGACACTGAGCTCTCTATAACAAACACACGCGACAACGTCCGGGTCTGGAAGACGTTACTGAGATCAG gTGATATAAGGCTTACTCCCCAAAAGCCTCCTCCCCACGGCTGCCACACCCCATCAG GAGCAGCCTTTGTGAAGAAGAACAAGACCGAGCTTTGCTCCAGGATGGCACAGGTCCCCTCCATTGTGCTACACCTACAGGATGCAAACGTCATCAACaaggatgaagaagaggaggtgcTCAGCCAAGATACACGTCAAAGGAAGAACCGAGTCTTGCTGGAGCTACTGGAGAGGAAAGGCCCGGAGGCCCAGGAGCAGCTCTACCAGATCCTCAGGGATAAAGACCCATACCTCATCGCAGACCTGGAGAAGTCCAGCTAG